In Streptococcus porcinus, the genomic window TCGCCGCCCCGCAGAAAATGTTAAAGAAGCTATTCAATGGGTAAATATTGCGTTCATGGCTGTCTGCCGTGTTATCAATGGTGCTGCAACTTCCCTTGGACGTGTGCCAATTGTCCTTGATATCTTCGCAGAACGTGACCTTGCTCGTGGAACATTTACCGAATCAGAAATTCAAGAATTTGTTGATGACTTTGTTCTTAAACTACGTACAGTAAAATTTGCTCGTACTAAAGCTTATGACGCTCTTTACTCAGGTGACCCAACATTCATTACAACTTCAATGGCCGGTATGGGTAACGATGGTCGTCACCGTGTTACTAAGATGGACTACCGTTTCTTGAACACTCTTGACAATATCGGTAACTCTCCAGAGCCAAACTTGACTGTTCTTTGGACTGACAAGTTGCCAGAATCATTCCGTCGCTACTGTATGAAAATGAGCCACAAACATTCTTCTATCCAATATGAAGGTGTAACAACAATGGCAAAAGAAGGTTACGGCGAAATGTCATGTATTTCATGTTGTGTATCACCACTTGACCCTGAAAATGAAGACAAACGTCACAATATCCAGTACTTTGGTGCTCGCGTAAACGTGCTTAAAGCCCTCCTTACTGGTCTTAACGGTGGTTACGATGATGTTCATAGAGACTACAAAGTATTTAACGTTGTTGAACCAATCACATCAGAAATCCTAAACTATGATGAAGTTATGGCTAACTTTGAAAAATCTCTTGACTGGTTGACAGACACCTATGTAGATGCCCTTAATATCATTCACTACATGACTGATAAATACAACTATGAGGCAGTTCAAATGGCTTTCTTACCTAGTCACCAACGCGCTAATATGGGATTTGGTATCTGTGGGTTCGCTAATACCGTTGATACACTATCAGCAATTAAATATGCAACTGTTAAAACAATACGCGACGAAAATGGTTACATCTACGACTACGAAGTTATCGGTGATTTCCCTCGTTATGGTGAAGACGATGACCGTGTAGATGATATTGCTAAATGGTTGATGGAAGCTTACCATACTCGTCTAGCTAGCCACAAACTTTATAAGAATGCTGAAGCTTCTGTTTCTCTTCTTACAATCACTTCAAACGTTGCTTATTCAAAACAAACTGGTAACTCCCCAGTCCACCGTGGTGTTTTCTTGAACGAAGATGGTACTGTGAATACAAGTAAAGTTGAGTTCTTCTCACCAGGTGCTAACCCATCTAACAAAGCAAAAGGTGGTTGGTTGCAAAACCTTAACTCACTTGCTAAATTAGAATTCTCTCATGCTAACGATGGTATCTCATTGACTACTCAAGTGTCACCACGTGCCTTAGGTAAAACATTCGATGAACAAGTTGATAACTTAGTTACTGTTCTTGATGGGTATTTCGAAAACGGTGGCCAACATGTCAATTTGAATGTCATGGATCTTAATGATGTTTACGATAAGATTATGGCAGGTGAAGATGTTATCGTTCGTATCTCAGGATATTGTGTCAATACTAAATACCTCACACCTGAACAAAAACAAGAATTGACACAACGTGTCTTCCATGAAGTTCTCTCAATGGATGATGCTGCTGAAGCTATCTCAGGAAAATAATTTTTTCTAAAAAGAAACAATGTCTATTGACATTGCTTCTTTTTTAGTTAAAATAGTTTTATGATTATCAAACAAACCCGAAATACCTTATCAAAAACGTACATTGATGCTGTTAAAATCCGTCAGACAGTATTCGTTGATGAACAAAAGGTACCCGCATCACTTGAGATTGATAAAGATGAAGCGCATTGTCTTCACTTTACAGTATATCACGATGATGGCAGACCATGTGCAACTTGTCGTATCCTGCCAAGTAAAAAGGATAGCACCGTTACCTTACAACGCATGGCCGTTTTGTGTGACTTTCGTGGAGAACAGATTGGACAAACCTTGATGACTTATGTGATAGACTATGCTCATATTCAAGGTTTTGAAAAAATTGTTTTGCATGCACAGTTATCGGCCCAACCTTTTTATGAAAAGCTTGGATTTTCACCAATCGGTGCTATTTTTGAAGAGGCGGGTATTAAACACATTACTATGGAAAAAACTATTTAAAAAAACTCTAGACATGACCTGTCTATCAAATATTCAAAAAACTCCTCATCTTATTGAGGAGTTTTATACTTTCCTATTAATTAAGAATCTTCGTCCAACGATTCTCTTCAAACGCTTGCCTTATAACAGCCATTAAGGCATCACGCTCTTTAATCCATTTTGCTCTCTCATCTCTGTCATAGGTACGGTTAGTGAGAAAAATAGCTGCTTCTTGATTTTGGTTATACATGATAAAAGTTCCAGTATAACCTGTATGATCTAGATAACCTTTATCCAAGCGCCAAGCTAAAGATCGTTCTTTTTTCTGATTACTATAATTTTGGAAAAGCCTAGCTGAAAAGTCATCTTGCATGTAATGTTCAAGAAAGATCTCCATATCTTTAAGGGTAGAAAAAAGTCCAGCTGACCCAGCATGTTTTCCCAACACCTTAGCCTTAGGATCATGGACAATACCGTCATTTATCCCTTTTACAGTCGGTACTGCACCAACTCTTGGACCAAAGCTCGTTTCAGACATACCAAAGGGCTTAAAAATGTAATTAAAAAAAAGTTGATCTAAAGGCTTATCTAGTAATTTCTCCAACATAAAGCCTAGTAAGAGAAAATTGACGTCAGTGTAGCGAAATGTTTTATCACTCGTCACTTTTAAGTGGTTAAGTGCCTCTCTAAGCTGTGCTACATCAAGGTGATTCCTGTTTGGGATATAGGGGTCTAAACCGCTAGTATGAGTTAAAAGCTGCCGCACAGTAACCTCATTACTGCTAAAATCGGGGTAGTAAAACTGCAATGGTCTATCCAGCTCTAAAGCTCCGCTATTAACCAAAAAAATAGATAAAGTCCCAACACCCACTACCTTGGAAACACTCGCTAAATCGTAAGCTAAATTGGCTCTAACAGGTTCTGTGCCATCAATAGTTCCCAAATAATACTCTTGCCATTTCCCGTGCTGAAAAAGAGCTAAACTCGCTCCTGGGTATAGCCCTTTAGAAATCTGCTTTTGAATAAAATCGGTAACTTTTGACATCATTTAGTAAACCAGATCTCAATAAGGCTTGGGTCGGAAACCACTAATATCTTTTCCTTAGGATCCAAATAGACACTCACATTCTTTTCTTCTAAAGAAAGCTTTAAGGTCGCTAAGTCGTAGTCATTTGGTACTTTCACTTCTAAAATCTCTAAATCCCACGTTATATGTGGCTCAATAGCTAGGTCTGGACCTTCTTTTTCAACAAAATCCATCGTTATTGGGAAATCCCCTTCAAAAATATCTTGGTAAAAAGAACGCGACACTTGCTCTTCTAGGACATTAAGAATAACTGTTTCAAAGGTAAAATCAGTTAACCCTAGAAAACCTTCCTCTGCTACCAATTCTGGTAAGTCAGTGACCTCTAATTGTCTGATATCATCCTCAGCATGTAATAAGAATCGGTCACCTTCTGGCGATAAAACTTCAAAGGCATATCCATTACGACCAATGAAAAGTCTATCCGCAGCTGCACCATGTGCCAAAAGTTGCTCAATAGCTTTGGCATCACTGGTTTTTATGACAATAGTGTTAACTTTTTTAGGGCCCTCAACAGCACGTGTTCTAACAGAAGGTGACTCTTCAATGACAAAACGTTCATTACCTGATCCAAAGGAAGTAAAAATAGCAATAGCATTTTCCTCTGAAACTAATTTCAAACCTAGGTTTTGCTGGTAAAAATCGATATTTAATTGACGATTATTAACCCGCAAAACAGGTGTTAAAAAGACTGAATTTTCTAATATAGACATGTCTTCCTCCTAATCCTCTGTTATTATAGACGAAAAAGATTTTTTTGACAAGAAATTATGTGCTAACCTGCAATAACATTGACCTAAACCCTTTTTTTAGGTAGACTATTATCTATGCATGAACATTTAATCTTACACTTAATCCAAGTGTTGCTCATTCTAGCAATGCTTTTTATTTTAATAACTTTAATACGTCACTTTCGTCAGAACAAGATTAATCCCTTCAAACGTTTTTTAACTGGATTTTGGATTGGGCTCGTCACAGATGCTTTAGACACATTAGGAATTGGCTCTTTTGCCACAACTACAACTTTTTTTAAAGCAACAAAATTGGTTAAGGATGATAGTAAACTACCTGGAACTATGACTGCAGCACACGTTATCCCTGTTTTATTTCAGTCACTCTGCTTTATCTTTGTAGTTAAGGTAGAAGTTATCACCCTTGTTTCAATGGCTGCAGCAGCCTTTTTAGGAGCTTTTTGGGGAAGCCGTATTACAAAAAACTGGCATACTCCCACAGTTCAATTTATTTTAGGAGTACTATTGGTAATAGCGGCTGGTATTATGGTTTTCCGAATGATTTCTAATCCCGGTGACAACATTGTCCATTCTATGCATGGCTTGCATGGTATCTGGCTTGTTTTAGGTATCTGCTTTAATTTCATTATTGGTATTTTGATGACTATGGGGTTAGGCAATTATGCCCCTGAACTCATCTTCTTCAGCTTAATGGGTTTAAGCCCCGCCGTAGCCATGCCGGTGATGATGTTGGATGCCGCGATGATTATGTCCGCCTCTAGCCATCAATTTATAAAAGATAATCGTGTTTCTTGGGAAGGCTTTGCAGGTATTGTCAGTGGTGGTATTATTGGCGTTTTTCTAGCTGTCTTTTTCCTAACGAATTTACATCTAGATGCACTCAAGAAAGTTGTTGTTCTTATTGTTATAGCTACCGGAATCATGCTCATCCGATCTTCAATGTCTAAAAAAACCGAATCCAGATAGTACACATCACAATAAAAAACCTCCTTATCTGAAGTAAGACTGTCAAATAGGGAGGTTTTTTTATTATTTGATATAAAGTAGTTTAAAGATTGCAACTGCTAGAACAGCGGCTATAATTGGGCTAAGTACAGGTACCCACGCATACCACCATTTTGAATCACCTTTAGCTTGTCCAAGTACTGATTTAGGCAAGAAATGGTGAACGATACGAGGTCCAAGGTCACGAGCAGGGTTTAAACCTGGACCAGTGGGTCCGCCTAGGGAAGCCACAAGCGTCATTACAAGGAAACCAATCCCTAAATGGGCTACCGCTAAGCTACCTGAAGTGTAAGGAGCAACTTGTGTTTCAGCAACTGTTTTATCATAACCTGCCGCAACCAGTTTACCAACTAATTCTGAGCCAAAAAAGTTCTTGGTTAATGCTAAAGCTCCAAAGAAAAGCACAAATGATCCAGCAAACTCATTAGCAAAGCCATTAATAATAGCAGCTTTTTGGCTAGCTTTTGTTCCATCATCGAGGGCTGAAATAGTTGAGAAAGAGCCCAAGATTGGGTTTGGATTTTCTGTTTTACGGAAGTAAGGACCATAGACTCCGACAACGACAAGTTGACCAAACATAGCACCCAACATTTGTGCAACGATATAAGGAAGAACATGCGCCCAAGGGAATAGCCCTGATACTGCAAGTCCTAAAGTAAAGGCGGGATTGATGTGGTTTCCTGAAACGTTACCAAACATTAAAGCTGGCATCATAACCCCAAAACCATATCCTAGGGCAATGATAACCCAACCTGAATTATTGCCTTTAGTTCCTTTTAAGTCAACATTTGCAACTGCTCCATTACCTAAAATCAAAAGTAAAGCCGTTGCAAGAAATTCTGTGACGTACTTCACAGTCCATGTAACATCCATTTGTTTATACTTCCTCCAAGTGTTTAATAGTTTAGACAAGTACCATTTTATCAAGTATAATAGACAATGTAAAGCTGTAGAAAAAAATTAAAACGTTTACTTATTAGAAAGAATAGTTACAAAAATGAGATATAATCAATTTTCCTATATTAAACCACAATACTTAGAAGCCAAAAAAGATCTTGAAACTTTGGGTTTTGTCTTCAAGGATCAGCAAGACCCGAAATCCCTATTGAAAGTTTTTTTAGAACACTACTTTTTCCTCATAACTGATAAAGATTATCAATTAGCCAATATGATTTCCGACCAAGATACTGATTTGGCAAGTTTCTTTCAATCTGATCAACCTTTGTCAGAAGCAATCTTTCAACTTGTAGCCTTGCAATTGCTCGGATTTGTTCCTTTTTTTGATTTTCAAGATAGTGACCGCTTTGCAAAAGAAATTAGCTTCCCAGTGGCCTATAATGAAACAGAATTCTTACTGAGTCTTCACCATTTGCTCGCTTGTCGTAACAAATTGGGAATGACTTTATTTGATGATTTAGTAAGTAAAGGCATTATCCCTCAAGATAACGACTATCATTTCTTTAATGGTAAATCATTGGCTACCTTTGATACTAACAATCTGATAAAAGAAATCGTCTATGTGGAAGCTCCTGTTGACACAGACTGTGATGGTTATAAGGACTTGATTAAAGTTAATATTTTGAGACCAAGAACACAACATAAAATTCCAAGTATGATGACACCTAGCCCTTACCATCAAGGTGTCAATGAAGTGGCTAATGATAACAAATTACATCGAATGGAAACTGAGCTTATGCTCAAAAAAGCTCATAGAATCGAGGTAGAGACTCGAAACATTCAAACAAAAAAAGAGGAATATCCAACTCTTCCTAAAAGTCAAGCTACTGAGCACTTCTCTTTCATTGATTCCTATAGCCTAAACGACTACTTCCTAGCTCGTGGTTTTGCTAATATCTATGTATCAGGAGTGGGGACAGCAGGTTCAGACGGCTTCATGACCTCAGGGGATTATCTACAAATCGAAAGTTTTAAAGCTGTTATTGATTGGCTAAATGGCCGAGCAATAGCCTATACTAGCCACAAACGCGAAGCTCTTGTGGAAGCCAACTGGGCAAATGGTAAGGTCGCAACCACAGGTAAATCTTACTTAGGAACCATGTCAACAGGCTTAGCCACAACAGCTGTTGATGGTCTAGAAGTTATCATCGCAGAAGCCGCTATTTCTTCGTGGTATGACTACTACCGTGAAAATGGCCTCATCTGTAGCCCTGGCGGTTATCCAGGCGAAGATCTAGATGTTTTAACCGAGTTGACCTATTCTCGCTCACTTCTAGCGGGAGATTACCTAAGACAAAAAGAGAAGTATCGTGCACAATTAAAACAGCAAACTGAAGCGCTAGACCGTGCAAGTGGCGATTATAATCAATTTTGGCATGATCGAAACTACCTTCCCCATGCTAAAAACGTGACATGTGAAGTAGTCTTTACCCATGGTTTACAAGACTGGAATGTTAAACCAAGCCATCTTTACCACATCTTCAACGCCCTGCCTGAATCGGTTGCAAAACACGCCTTTTTACATCATGGTCAACATGTTTATATGCATAATTGGCAATCTATTGATTTCAGAGAATCGATGAATGCTCTTTTAAGCAAAAAACTCTTGGCTCAAGCTAACCATTATCACTTACCAAGTCTCATCTGGCAAGACAACCAGCAGATTCAATCATGGCAAACACTTGAACAATTCGGGGCATCAAATACCCATACTTTTACAATCGGACATGGCCAACAAACCATTAGTAACCGTTATTCTGATGATGTTTTTACCAGCTATTGTAAAGACTTTAAAATCTTTAAAAAAGAGTTATTCTCTGGCAAGGCAAATGCCCTTACGCTAGAGATCGTACTTGATCGAGACGTTCACCTTAACGGAAGAACATGCTTACATCTGCGTGTCAAATCTTCTATTAATAAAGGCCTTCTTTCTGCTCAGCTATTAGATAAGGGAACTAAGAAACGCTTCGGTGATACACCGAGTGTGGTTGAGCTAGCTTCTATTGACAATGGGCAAAATTTTGCACGTGAGGATCTAAAAGAACTACCATTTACTGCTAGTGACTATCGCGTAGTCACAAAAGGGGTAATCAATTTACAAAATCGTCATGACTTGCTTACAGTTGAAGATGTTTTACCAGACCAATGGATGACTTTGGATTTCCATTTACAGCCAAGTATATATCGCTTTAAAGCAGGAGATAAGCTCCATTTGCTTCTATACACCACTGATTTCGAACATACCGTTAGAGATGACAGTGATTATCAAATAGTGGTTGACTGTGAACAATCCTCTGTGGAATTTCCTGTTGAAGCCTAGTTAATAAGGCAAACTGATGCCCCTTAAGGAGAAAAAATGAAATCATTTGCACAAGAAAACTATGGAAATAGCCATCACTTTTGGTACCAGGCCGATACCTTTCAAGAACATAATTATGGCTCAATTTTCAACCATCAAACTGACTGGCTAGAACAGTTGCAAATCGTTATTAAAAAAGATTTAAGCAAATTTTCCCAAGAGGATGATTTTTACTGGTATTTTGGAGAAAGCTTAGATAACATACCTTTAATGGTACGTTATAAGAATGGTCAGTATAATGTCCAAATTAACCTCAAAGATTTTGATTTCGCATTACATTTAGATGCTATTTTAGCTTGGAAAGAAAGTTTAATCACCCTCTTAGTGGCAAATAAAGCCTTATAAGTGCTGGTTTTCAATTGAAAAGTTAGTCAGATAGTAGTACTATCTATTATAAGCAACAATTGCCAATAACAGATATAAAAAGACAAACTTCATAGCCGAGGTTTGTCTTTTTTATTTTATATAGAAAAGCAATTTCATTTCATAAAAACCGAATCGTCACCCAAAAAAATATCATCAACCGAAACCGATAGTATCTCTGCTATTAAGCATAATTTTTCGTATTTTGCTCGCCTTAACATAGATACATCTTTTTCATATCTAGCAATTGTCCGAATAGAAATCCCTGTCTGGCTAGCAAGCTCTTCTTGTGTAAAGTTACGAGAACGTCTAATTTCTCTCAAAGTTAATTTAGACACTTAGCACCTCCAAAAATATTTTTAATTAAACCTTTATGATAACAACATTATAAACTTCGGTTTTTATGAAGTCAAGTTTTTCCTGTACTTTTAGGCAAGTTTTTAAAAAATATTTTGAAAAACTGCCATTTATGGTAAGATAGTAGATATAATCTGACAAAGGAGTCTGCTTTATGCCAACACAAAAGTCTTATTTCCCAAGCAATTTAAAATATCTCAGATTAGAAAAAAAGATGGAGCAACTAGAGCTTGCCCATAAAATTGGACGCAAAAGTGCTTCGACTATTAGTGAATGGGAAAATGGCAAATATACCCCAAAGCAAGATATACTTCTCAAGGTCGCTGATCTTTTTCAGGTTGATATCAACACTCTAGTCTACATTGACTTGGTCAATGAAGGGAACTATCATTATAGTCAGGTCAATAACAATGATATTTCATACATCTCAGAACATTTAGACCCTAAACTTATGGAAGAATGGATTCACTTGGGAAAACATTTACTAGAAGAACAGAATAAAAAAACCACTGAAGACTAGTTACCAGTCCTAGTTATGTAACTAATCTTCATTCAAAGACAAACTCTGAATACTGGTTTGTCTTTTTTTATACTAATCTATGTGTTTAAATACCACAATAATGAGATGTTAGTTTTAGCCCTAATGAGTTTCACATCTTTGTTCTCACTAGTTTTTCATTCCCTAGCATAAAAAACTAAAAGTGTTCCAAAACTGTTCCAAATCTTCACTTGACTTGTTGTAAGCCTTTTCATTTGATAGAATGGGGGTAACAAAAGCAAAGGAGAAAGTCTATGGCCACCATCAATTGTTTCCCAAAAGAGAGCATTCGAAAAGATAATTCTCATTTCTCAGAAACCAAAGCATTAATTGAAACAGCTTTTTATGGTAATAATGTAAAGATGATTAAGAGTTTAGAGGAAGCCTACAATTTAGCTTTCAATGCGCCAAATACAATCGTTTTAGACCAAACTGTTTCGCATCCCCATGATTTAGGCTTACCAACGGACGCTAAAGTACTGTTAGCTAACAGTGGGGCTATCGTTGGTAGAACCGCAAAAGCTAGACGACTTTCTGGAGAAAATCCCAAAGAAGATTGCCAAATTGCAGCCATTTTAAGAGAAGTTCTTTATCAAAGTGGTTTTAAACCTTTTATTTCAGGGCAAGCTGTGGTAGGTTTGGATCAACAATTTATGGTTAAAGCACATATTATGATGCCCGAAAATGAAAGTAACAATCTGTATTCTTGGTTACTAAATTTTCAAATTTTAAATGACCATTATCAAGAACTCCTTAAAAAATCTCAAGCTTTAGAAGAAAATGATATTTACATTTATTTCAACCCTGATTGGTCTCACCCTGACTATCCCCAAGGTTTAGCCTACTTTGATAAAGACCACAATGTGGCAGCTATCTTAGGTTTGAATTATTTTGGTGAAATTAAAAAAGCAACACTGACTCTAGCATGGGCAATTGCTGCGCGACATGATTATGTAGCTTGCCACGGTGGCCTAAAAGAATTCAAAAATGGCAGAGAAACTTATGTTGCTTCCTTCTTTGGTCTATCTGGCTCTGGAAAATCAACCTTGACACACGCTAAACACAATGGTAAATACCCCATTCAAGTGCTTCATGATGATGCCTTTATTATTTCAACGAAAGACGGTTCTTCTGTCGCCTTAGAGCCAGCTTACTTTGATAAAACAAGTGACTATCCAGCAGGGCACACTGAACAAAACTACTTCTTAACTGTTCAAAATTGTGGCGTTACGTTGGATTCTGATGGCAATAAAGCGCTAGTCACTGAAGATATCCGCAATGGAAATGGTCGGACTGTTAAATCCCGCTTTGCAACACCGGACCGAGTAGATTGTATTCATGACCCCATTTCAGCTATCTTTTGGATAATGAAAGACGATTCTCTACCACCTTTAGTGAGAGTTTCTAATCCTATTATGGCTACTGCTTTAGGTTGCACACTGATGACTAAGCGCTCCAATGCTGAAAATGCAACGGGTGATTTGGGAACTTTAGTTATTGAACCTTATGCTAACCCTTTTCGTATCTATTCCTTACAAGAAGATTTTGAAAAATTTTATCAACTCTTTACTTCAGGTGTTGATTGTTACATTATCAATACCGGTGACTTCTTAAACCAAACTATTGATAAGCAAACGACTTTATCCTGCATTGAGGCTATTGTTGATCAAACTGCAAACTTTAAAAGCTTTGAAAAAGTTCCTGATTTTTCTTACTTACAACTGGATAAGTTTACGATTGATGAAAATAATGCTAATTATCGTGCTTTGCTAAAAGAAAGAATGGCTTTTCGTCTTAATTTCTTGAAAGACTTGTTTGATGAAAATAAAGAAAATACCCACATAGAGCAAAGTGTCCTTAAGTTAGAAAAGATAATAGCACATTTAAGCTAACAAAAAACATTAAGTGATCTAAGATCACTTAATGTTTTTTTAGCTTAAATCAATACTAACAGACACTTCTTGAATCGGAACATCATAGAAAGGATCTTCTCTTCGACCTAAGAAATCTTGAGCTTGTTTAGGGAATGAAGCATAACTGAGAACGTCTTCCTCACTTTTAGCATACTGTGCAATGTCCTCGCGTAAGCTTGGAAGTTGAGGCTCAATGAGGTCTGCAGGCCGGATAGTGATAACTTCTTCATCACCAATAATTTTTTCCTTAATGCCTGCTGCTAGAGGTGCTGGCGGCCTTCCATAAAGGCCACGAACGTAATCTTTAATCTCATTTGGAACAACTTTAAATCGTTCCCCTGAAATGACATTCATCAAAGCCTGAGTTCCCACCATTTGTGATAATGGCGTTACCAATGGTGGATAACCCAAGTCTGCTCGGACCCGAGGTACTTCTGCTAAAACGTCCTCATATTTATCAGCTAAGCCTTGTTCTGTTAACTGGCTTAATAGGTTAGATAGCATCCCACCTGGTACTTGATAAATCAGGGTTTTAGGTTCTATATCTTTTACTTTTGGATTCAGCAGCCCCTCCGCACGGAAATGATCACGCACTGTGTTAAGATGCGCAGCTACTTTTTCAACCTCTTTTAAGTTAATACCTGTTTCAAAACCTAGATCTTCAAGGCCCATAACCACTGATTCGGTTGCGGGTTGGCTTGTCCCACCAGCAAATGAAGATACCGCTGTATCAATAATATCAGCACCAGCTTCTGCAACCTTGAGATAAGTCATTTCTGAAATACCACTGGTTGCATGAGTGTGGATTTCAAGTGGTAAATCCACTACTGCCTTAATACCTTTGACCAAATCGTAACCTGTTTGCGGGGTAAGGACTCCAGCCATATCTTTGATACATATCGAGTCTGCACCCATTTGCGCATACTCTTCTGCCAATTTAACAAAGTAGTCGACAGTGTGAACAGGACTTGTAGTATAAGAAATTGCAACCTGCGCATGTCCTCCAAATTCCTTGGTAGACGCTACAGCTGTTTGCAAATTCCTAGGATCGTTTAAAGCATCGAAAATCCGAATAATGTCAATCCCATTTTCAATCGATTTTTGGACAAAGGATCTGACAACATCATCGGCGTAATTGCGATAACCTAACAAATTTTGACCACGTAATAGCATTTGTAATTTCGTTTTCTTGACTGCCTTACGGATGGTACGTAGACGCTCCCAAGGATCTTCATCTAAAAATCGAAGACATGAGTCAAAAGTTGCACCTCCCCAGACCTCCAAGGCATGATAGCCAGCATTGTCTAAGTTTTCTAAGATCGGTAGCATTTGTTCTGTTGTCATACGTGTTGCAATTTGACTTTGTTGTCCATCTCTAAGAACTGTTTCCGTAATACGGACTTTTGTCATTTTATTCCTCCTTAGTGTGACTAATTGTTGAAGCGATGATTTGCTGAATAGCTTTCTGCATGTCTTCTATGCTGTGTTTACGAGAACGTCCACATACTTTAGCATCCTCCGAGCAGACATAGCATCTTCTAGTTGGTAGACCAAGATCTTGGCGGCTAATAGACTGCAAATGTCCATCTGCTAAGGTAAGCACATCAAGATCAAATAGCCTCCCTAAAGGGTTTTCCGTTTCAAGAGCAATCATTCTTTCTTTCAGAGAAGTTGCTGATAAATTAGTTAAAAGATAGTACTCAGCTCCTGTTTTTAAAGGGAGATACATGTCATAGGAAATGTCTTGGTCAGCTAATTTTGCCTGAACGACGGCTATCATCTCTTCAAATAATGCTAATAGTTGCGGTGATGTTTTTATTGGTCCTGGAATATTCATTGTTACCGATAGGAGATTAGTGTCGGTATTTTCTTTTAATAAAGAGAAATGTTGGAAACTTCGTTGCTCTCTAGCTTCCATCATCTCTTCCAAACTTATTTTTTCACCAGCAAATAAATCATCATTAGACATTATGGACAACATCAATCAAACTTCCATCACGATATTCAATTAAGGCAACTACTTTATCTCCATATTGGATAGCATCAGGTTGACCAACGATGGCATAAGCTTTGTCTTTCAACTCTTGAATTGTCAATTGTGGTACTTTTAAATCTTTAAAATGTTCTATTAAATCAGGTCTATTGGGATTAATAGCTATGCCAATCTCAGTAACAATGACATCAACACTTGTTCCGGGAGTGATGACCGTGTTAACTTGGTCTACAAAGGTTGGAATGCGACCACGCACCAGTGGTGAAATCACTAAGCTCATTTTCGCAGCAAATGCGGT contains:
- the citX gene encoding citrate lyase holo-[acyl-carrier protein] synthase, with translation MSNDDLFAGEKISLEEMMEAREQRSFQHFSLLKENTDTNLLSVTMNIPGPIKTSPQLLALFEEMIAVVQAKLADQDISYDMYLPLKTGAEYYLLTNLSATSLKERMIALETENPLGRLFDLDVLTLADGHLQSISRQDLGLPTRRCYVCSEDAKVCGRSRKHSIEDMQKAIQQIIASTISHTKEE